The Crassostrea angulata isolate pt1a10 chromosome 1, ASM2561291v2, whole genome shotgun sequence nucleotide sequence aaatttaCTGACCACGTAGAAACCAAATTAAGTCAACTATACAGACCATGTAACCAATAATGCAATACTATCTGCATCTATCTTTAGTACATCTTTTCTTTTACCATGTCTCATTACTATGCTGAAATTATTTGTATGACCATTGCCTTACCTTGACCTTTGATTTCCAGAGACCACGAGGAACCCGTCCTTTGATGACGTGCTTGTGTTTGTGTTGGTGTTCGTGTCTGCTCTAGTGGTCATCTTCATCGTGTGTAGTGTCTACAAAGTCAAACTGTGGTACAGGGGTCAACATGGAGGTACAGGTAAGGCATGGTTACTTGGATCGTCATTTATTTATGAGCACGTGTAATAGTGTCGGTATGTATATGAATTACATTTGTATGTCACGTACCGTGTGTTGTAGGTACTGCTGGCGGTGAATCCGATCAGACTTACGCAGACGACCCCCCTCCTTACCCAGGGAAGATGTCCCGAACGAACATCAATTATCTCCCTTCCTATAACTCTGCCCTCCAAATGTCCTCCTTGTCGGGTGGACAGGCTGAGGAGACTACGAACAGACCCGAAGGTATCCGAAAGGACCAAAATGAAACGTCACTGACGGTTCTATCATTATCAGCCAATGGGTCGCAATTAGCAATACCCGTGACAGAGGAACCGAGAGCCATTTCTCCTGTAA carries:
- the LOC128188491 gene encoding uncharacterized protein LOC128188491, producing MQFKWNNGTSSVTSVPETTRNPSFDDVLVFVLVFVSALVVIFIVCSVYKVKLWYRGQHGGTGTAGGESDQTYADDPPPYPGKMSRTNINYLPSYNSALQMSSLSGGQAEETTNRPEGIRKDQNETSLTVLSLSANGSQLAIPVTEEPRAISPVRHNSRLQSITEENTPRLPVIEVSDVSSESRSPAVFML